One part of the Thermoplasmata archaeon genome encodes these proteins:
- a CDS encoding radical SAM protein: MNVKLSLASAIYLGLKPGNLNFPVSTIYIMFGEKCNSNCSFCAQAYSHAQENMLSRVPWFSYDTDLVIEKLRVSKLARICVQTLDYLGVEKELLEFLSRLKNLNVPISISITPISNASMILFRDYVDTISFALDAATPPLFEKYKGRMVGNRFTWEEHWNALLNAKKIFEHVNTHLIVGLGENDRDLIKLMLRLKDAEISIALFAYTPVNRNLNLEAPNLNRYRKVQLARYLIENYDAKIQNFEFENNMLKNIVFENLDKIINEGIAFMTSGCKGCNRPYYNERPGKAVYNIPYHPSGEEVKAIKKELKP, from the coding sequence ATGAATGTTAAATTATCGTTAGCATCTGCTATATACCTGGGTCTCAAGCCTGGTAACTTGAATTTTCCAGTATCCACAATATACATAATGTTTGGTGAAAAATGTAATTCAAATTGCTCTTTTTGTGCGCAGGCATATTCTCACGCGCAAGAAAATATGCTTTCTAGAGTACCATGGTTCTCATATGATACAGATCTGGTAATAGAGAAATTAAGAGTGAGCAAATTAGCTAGGATCTGTGTTCAGACTTTAGATTATCTCGGTGTAGAGAAAGAGCTTCTTGAATTTTTGAGCAGGTTGAAAAATTTGAACGTGCCAATCTCCATTTCGATAACTCCAATCTCCAATGCATCAATGATCCTGTTCAGAGATTATGTAGACACGATCAGCTTTGCCCTTGATGCTGCCACACCACCACTGTTTGAAAAATACAAAGGACGTATGGTAGGTAATAGGTTTACTTGGGAAGAACACTGGAACGCACTTTTAAATGCCAAAAAAATATTTGAGCATGTGAACACACACCTTATTGTAGGGCTCGGAGAAAATGACAGAGACTTGATTAAATTGATGTTAAGACTAAAAGATGCAGAGATCAGCATTGCACTTTTCGCTTATACTCCGGTCAACAGAAATTTGAACTTGGAGGCACCGAACCTGAACAGATACAGAAAAGTGCAGCTGGCAAGGTACCTTATAGAAAATTACGATGCAAAGATCCAAAATTTTGAGTTTGAAAACAACATGCTTAAAAACATTGTATTTGAAAACCTTGATAAAATAATTAATGAAGGAATTGCATTTATGACCTCTGGTTGCAAGGGTTGTAACAGGCCTTACTATAATGAAAGGCCCGGTAAAGCAGTGTATAATATCCCATACCATCCTTCAGGTGAAGAAGTAAAAGCAATCAAAAAAGAGCTAAAACCATAA
- a CDS encoding NUDIX domain-containing protein, protein MNIKFKIWLEHDNRYVLGEGSYALLKKIDELKNLKAAADSLKMSYRYAWGVIKKIETAYQQKVVIAERGGIGRGNTKLTAQGLSLINDYEKYFNIFTYYSTRPYKLPSVAVDGILIINDNITLVKRKNEPFKGYLALPGGFVEYGENLESAVVREIFEEIGIKARVERLLNVYSDPYRDPRGHVISAVYVLEAIGGSLRAGDDAESVLLLSRDQIPVLAFDHNKIIEYFFNSR, encoded by the coding sequence ATGAATATAAAATTTAAGATCTGGCTAGAGCACGATAATAGGTACGTTTTAGGAGAGGGTTCTTATGCGCTTTTAAAAAAAATAGATGAGCTAAAAAACTTAAAAGCTGCAGCAGATTCACTAAAAATGTCATATCGTTATGCTTGGGGGGTAATAAAGAAGATCGAAACTGCATATCAGCAGAAAGTTGTAATCGCTGAAAGAGGGGGAATTGGAAGAGGAAACACAAAGTTAACTGCACAAGGCCTAAGTTTAATTAATGATTATGAAAAATACTTTAACATTTTTACATATTATTCAACCAGGCCATACAAATTACCATCAGTTGCTGTAGATGGAATACTTATTATTAATGATAACATAACGCTTGTAAAGAGGAAAAATGAACCTTTTAAAGGTTATCTAGCGCTGCCGGGGGGATTTGTAGAATATGGAGAGAACTTAGAATCTGCGGTTGTGAGAGAGATCTTTGAGGAAATTGGAATAAAAGCTAGGGTTGAACGGTTACTTAACGTTTATTCAGATCCATATCGTGACCCGAGAGGGCATGTTATCTCTGCAGTATATGTATTGGAAGCAATTGGAGGATCTTTAAGAGCGGGTGATGATGCAGAGTCGGTGTTATTATTATCTAGGGACCAGATTCCAGTACTGGCATTTGATCACAATAAGATTATAGAATACTTTTTCAACTCTAGATAA
- a CDS encoding NusA-like transcription termination signal-binding factor → MGSIKLDDRSLRMMNVFFSNTKVEVMDVLEDDSVIVFVIFPGSLQKAIQNNGANIQKVREMLGKNIWVLEYSMDPKRFISNFFYRFRVTNVEMDDANGKFSIVVHVNMAEKARAIGKDGKNLKLARELMNRYFPVESIQIQ, encoded by the coding sequence ATGGGATCTATCAAACTGGATGATCGTTCATTGAGAATGATGAATGTATTTTTCTCAAACACGAAAGTAGAAGTTATGGATGTATTGGAAGATGATAGCGTAATTGTGTTTGTTATATTTCCTGGAAGTTTGCAAAAAGCGATTCAGAATAACGGTGCAAATATACAGAAAGTGAGAGAAATGCTTGGCAAGAATATATGGGTTCTTGAATATAGCATGGATCCAAAACGATTTATAAGCAACTTTTTTTATAGGTTCAGAGTAACAAACGTGGAGATGGACGATGCAAATGGAAAATTTAGCATAGTGGTACACGTGAACATGGCTGAAAAGGCAAGGGCCATAGGCAAGGATGGCAAAAACCTGAAACTTGCAAGAGAGCTGATGAATAGATATTTTCCAGTAGAGAGCATCCAGATTCAATAA
- a CDS encoding 50S ribosomal protein L30e: MNLAKEIKNAMETGKLYFGLKQAKKSLKLNIAKLYIVASDCPDPNFLKNKIENVPIYLYNGKSSELGSMCGAVYSISIITVSDPGNSALLGLIEG, encoded by the coding sequence ATGAATTTAGCAAAAGAGATAAAGAATGCTATGGAAACTGGAAAACTGTATTTTGGACTTAAACAGGCAAAGAAAAGTTTAAAATTGAACATTGCAAAGTTGTACATAGTTGCAAGCGATTGCCCGGACCCTAACTTTTTGAAAAATAAGATTGAGAATGTACCGATCTACCTATATAATGGAAAAAGCAGCGAGTTGGGATCTATGTGCGGGGCTGTTTACAGTATATCCATAATTACAGTGTCAGATCCGGGGAACTCAGCATTACTCGGCTTGATAGAAGGATGA
- the rpoA2 gene encoding DNA-directed RNA polymerase subunit A'', with amino-acid sequence MITILWRESQQIIDSLKEALPATFGVEFKFEHSIKVPLKMYLTVDGENVTYYALVTRMEKYVDQKLDFQRKAKTIENVFFIEELEQISPIPVKDFENEAGKSIKKVTKFTYLSLEEYVPELIKKVPELSEFELKIYEYGKQHGVELPNKLIKDLDEKLKNIDIKEKELKDIIKKVCDEYKTVKVDNYEAVGIIAAQSIGEPGTQLTLKTFHYAGVAEVDITKGLPRLIEIVDARITPSTPMAEIYLTEDYAKDQDKAKELAKKIESTTVLDVADVEILEAEMQIQVRPEPRKIKERGISEHLLKEKIEKIKGYKMSIVEEGHVIKISLDESSYKKLYLLSESIKNLLLQGISGIKRAIIKLDDATKEYKIFTQGSNLKEILEMDGVNGKKVVTNDIIEIYNVLGVEAARNAIMIEMNKTLADQGLFVDMRHLMLVADMMTFEGDVEAIGRHGIAGKKASVLARAAFEITAKHLMKAGLLGEVDELNGVAENIIVGQPITLGTGAVPLIYKYEQKEVKK; translated from the coding sequence ATGATAACTATTTTATGGAGAGAGTCACAGCAAATTATAGATAGCTTAAAAGAGGCCTTACCTGCAACCTTTGGTGTAGAATTCAAATTTGAGCATAGCATTAAAGTACCATTAAAAATGTATTTGACTGTAGATGGTGAAAATGTCACCTATTATGCTCTTGTAACAAGAATGGAGAAATATGTGGATCAAAAACTGGATTTTCAAAGAAAAGCAAAAACCATTGAAAACGTGTTTTTTATAGAAGAGCTAGAACAGATATCTCCTATTCCAGTTAAAGATTTTGAAAACGAGGCTGGGAAATCGATCAAAAAAGTGACTAAATTTACATATTTGAGCCTTGAAGAATATGTTCCTGAACTGATCAAAAAAGTGCCAGAATTAAGCGAATTTGAATTAAAGATTTACGAATATGGCAAGCAGCATGGTGTTGAATTGCCAAACAAGCTTATCAAGGACTTAGATGAAAAATTAAAGAATATTGATATTAAAGAAAAGGAGCTGAAAGATATTATCAAGAAAGTATGCGACGAATATAAGACCGTGAAAGTTGACAATTATGAAGCAGTAGGAATAATAGCAGCGCAGTCTATCGGCGAGCCGGGCACGCAGCTTACTTTAAAGACATTTCACTATGCAGGTGTTGCAGAGGTGGATATCACAAAAGGATTGCCAAGATTGATCGAGATTGTGGACGCAAGAATCACGCCGAGCACACCTATGGCAGAAATCTATTTAACTGAAGATTATGCAAAGGACCAAGACAAAGCGAAAGAGCTCGCTAAAAAGATAGAGAGCACTACGGTTCTGGATGTTGCAGATGTAGAGATATTGGAGGCAGAGATGCAGATTCAGGTCAGGCCAGAGCCAAGGAAGATCAAGGAACGAGGTATATCAGAGCATCTGCTGAAAGAGAAAATAGAGAAGATCAAAGGATATAAAATGAGCATAGTAGAAGAAGGTCATGTGATAAAGATTTCGCTGGATGAGAGTTCTTACAAAAAGCTATACCTCCTGAGTGAATCAATAAAAAACCTGCTGTTGCAAGGCATATCCGGCATAAAAAGAGCGATTATCAAGCTTGATGATGCTACAAAAGAGTACAAGATCTTTACGCAGGGCAGTAATCTGAAAGAGATACTAGAGATGGACGGTGTCAACGGGAAGAAGGTAGTTACCAACGATATAATCGAGATTTACAACGTGCTGGGCGTAGAAGCGGCAAGAAATGCAATAATGATTGAGATGAACAAAACGCTAGCTGATCAGGGTCTTTTTGTGGATATGCGGCATCTGATGCTGGTAGCGGACATGATGACCTTCGAAGGTGATGTGGAAGCGATAGGCAGGCATGGTATAGCAGGCAAAAAAGCGAGTGTGCTAGCAAGAGCGGCATTTGAGATCACTGCCAAACACCTGATGAAAGCAGGATTGTTAGGTGAGGTTGATGAACTTAACGGCGTGGCTGAAAACATAATAGTGGGACAGCCTATAACACTAGGAACTGGTGCAGTACCATTGATCTATAAGTATGAGCAGAAAGAGGTGAAAAAATGA
- a CDS encoding DNA-directed RNA polymerase subunit A' yields MRSTMSKRINYLKFALLSPDEIRKLSAVKVSDADTYDEDGFPIERGLMDLRMGVIEPGLKCKTCNGKVDECPGHFGHIELAMPVVHVGFIKEIKTYLDSTCSKCGRVKLDDSELLMYKSEIMKAIDSGIESTENSLLIKKVMDEAASKTVCPHCGAEQKKIMLDKPTTFREDNAKITPREIRERLERIPDDDLPYIGVNPKVARPEWMILTVLPVPPVNVRPTITLETGERSEDDLTHKLVDIIRINQRLRESRDSGAPQLIIEDLWELLQYHITTFLDNQTSGIPPARHRSGRPLKTLVQRLKGKEGRFRANLSGKRVNFSARTVISPEPFLSINEVGVPELAARELTVPMIVTPFNIEKTREIVKLGPEPKGTKYIAGANYVIRPDSKRIKITESNAEEVSKKLEYGWIVERQLTDGDIVLFNRQPSLHRMSMMAHRVRVMNGRTFRFNLAVCPPYNADFDGDEMNLHVLQGEEARAEARILMLVQEHIRSPRFGGPIIGGVHDHITGLFLLTYKNPKFSKVDALHILSYVKYDKLPEPILENGKEYYYGKDLFSLILPKDMNFEYKNKLCEGEKVCKTCTFETCPYDAYVAIKNGKLISGAIDEKGLGAFKGVLLDRVSRDYGPEIAAEFINNFTRLSVGVISYLGFSTGIDDDDIPEEAKYQVSEILNDAESKTQELIDIYKRGLLQGSPGKSLEETLEELIMKTLSDYQKTAGDVVSKVLGMDNSSVKMARSGARASMLNLAQVAANIGQQAVRGKRIQRGYQNRTLPHFKKDDLGPFAHGYVRSSYKDGLNPTEYFFHAMGGREGLVDTAVRTSRSGYMQRRLINALEDLKADDMTKVVDTTGAIIQFKFGEDGTDPTRAFQGNAVDIDKAITEVIPDYSKRRRK; encoded by the coding sequence ATGAGATCAACAATGAGCAAAAGGATTAATTATCTAAAATTTGCATTATTATCTCCGGACGAGATCAGAAAACTCAGTGCAGTAAAAGTTAGTGATGCAGATACTTATGATGAAGATGGTTTTCCGATTGAACGAGGGTTGATGGACCTGAGAATGGGAGTGATCGAGCCAGGATTAAAATGCAAAACTTGCAATGGCAAGGTAGATGAATGCCCAGGTCATTTCGGGCACATTGAACTAGCAATGCCAGTTGTTCATGTGGGGTTCATAAAAGAGATCAAAACTTATTTAGATTCTACATGCAGTAAGTGTGGAAGGGTTAAACTGGATGATTCAGAGCTTCTGATGTACAAAAGCGAGATCATGAAAGCTATAGACTCTGGCATAGAAAGCACTGAAAATTCACTGTTGATTAAAAAAGTGATGGATGAAGCTGCCTCTAAGACAGTTTGCCCACACTGTGGAGCAGAGCAGAAAAAGATAATGTTAGATAAGCCTACCACTTTCAGAGAAGACAATGCAAAGATTACACCCAGAGAGATAAGAGAGCGCTTAGAGCGCATCCCGGATGATGATTTACCATACATTGGTGTAAATCCTAAAGTTGCAAGACCTGAGTGGATGATTTTGACTGTATTACCAGTTCCACCGGTTAATGTGAGACCTACCATTACTTTAGAGACCGGAGAGAGAAGCGAGGATGATTTAACACACAAGCTTGTGGATATAATCAGGATCAATCAAAGGCTTAGAGAAAGTAGGGACAGCGGCGCACCTCAGCTAATTATTGAAGATTTATGGGAGTTGTTGCAATATCATATTACCACGTTTTTAGATAATCAGACCTCTGGCATACCACCGGCAAGGCACAGAAGTGGAAGACCATTAAAAACGTTGGTACAGAGGCTGAAAGGCAAAGAGGGCAGGTTCAGAGCTAATCTGTCAGGTAAGAGAGTTAACTTTTCAGCAAGGACTGTAATATCGCCAGAACCGTTTTTGTCTATTAACGAAGTAGGTGTACCTGAGCTAGCAGCAAGAGAACTGACAGTGCCCATGATAGTTACGCCTTTTAATATTGAAAAAACGCGAGAAATTGTAAAATTAGGCCCTGAACCAAAAGGTACTAAGTATATAGCCGGCGCTAATTATGTAATCAGGCCGGACAGTAAGAGAATAAAGATCACAGAATCTAATGCAGAAGAGGTTTCTAAAAAGCTTGAATATGGATGGATTGTAGAGAGGCAGTTAACTGATGGGGACATTGTACTTTTTAACAGGCAGCCATCGCTGCACAGAATGTCAATGATGGCTCACAGAGTACGCGTAATGAACGGCAGAACGTTCAGGTTCAATCTTGCAGTTTGTCCTCCTTACAATGCAGATTTTGATGGCGATGAGATGAATCTGCATGTGCTGCAGGGAGAAGAAGCCAGGGCAGAAGCGAGAATTTTGATGCTTGTGCAAGAGCATATACGATCCCCTAGATTTGGAGGTCCCATAATCGGAGGTGTACATGATCACATTACTGGCCTGTTTTTGTTGACTTACAAAAATCCAAAGTTCAGTAAAGTAGATGCATTGCACATACTTTCTTACGTAAAATACGATAAGCTGCCAGAACCTATTTTAGAGAATGGCAAGGAATATTACTATGGTAAAGATCTGTTTTCTCTTATTTTACCAAAAGATATGAACTTTGAATATAAAAACAAACTTTGTGAAGGAGAGAAAGTCTGTAAAACCTGCACTTTTGAAACCTGTCCTTATGATGCGTACGTTGCCATAAAAAACGGTAAGCTGATAAGTGGTGCTATTGACGAAAAAGGATTGGGCGCATTTAAAGGTGTGTTATTGGATCGAGTTTCTAGGGACTATGGACCAGAGATAGCAGCCGAGTTCATCAATAACTTTACAAGATTGTCTGTGGGAGTAATATCCTATTTGGGGTTCAGTACAGGCATAGATGACGATGATATACCAGAAGAGGCAAAATATCAGGTTTCCGAAATATTAAATGATGCAGAATCAAAAACGCAGGAACTGATAGACATCTATAAACGTGGCCTTTTGCAGGGTTCTCCTGGAAAGTCACTGGAAGAGACACTGGAAGAACTGATTATGAAAACACTGTCAGACTATCAGAAGACTGCTGGTGATGTGGTCAGTAAAGTGCTGGGTATGGACAACTCATCTGTAAAAATGGCAAGATCTGGAGCCAGGGCATCAATGTTAAATCTTGCGCAGGTTGCTGCAAATATAGGGCAGCAGGCAGTGCGAGGAAAGAGAATACAGAGAGGATATCAAAACAGGACTTTGCCACACTTTAAAAAAGATGATCTTGGCCCTTTTGCTCACGGATATGTTAGATCATCATATAAAGATGGTTTAAATCCGACAGAATATTTCTTTCACGCAATGGGTGGCAGAGAAGGGCTGGTAGATACAGCTGTGCGTACATCAAGAAGCGGATACATGCAAAGAAGATTGATAAATGCACTTGAAGATTTGAAGGCAGACGACATGACTAAGGTTGTGGACACTACAGGTGCGATAATACAATTTAAGTTTGGAGAAGATGGTACGGATCCTACTCGTGCGTTTCAAGGAAATGCTGTGGACATAGACAAGGCGATTACAGAAGTGATCCCTGACTACTCAAAGAGAAGGAGGAAATAA